TTTGCAATTAAGATACCGTTTTCTCCTTCGACAACTATAATATTTGATAGCCCAATTATTCCAACGAATTTGTCGGATTTAACGAATACATTTTTTCCATCTATGACGTGAACATTTTCGTCGTTATCTGAGTATCCTTGCAGCTCTCTTACAGATACCCAGTTTCCTACATCCGACCATACAAAATCTGCTTTTACTACATAGACGTTATCCGAGCGTTCTAATAGGGCATAATCGATGCTTATTTTTTCAATATTTGGCATGATTTTTCTTAAATTATCTGTGTCCCAAGGGGAGATGTTTATAAGTTGATTATAAATACCAGGGGAATGTTTCTTCATTTGTTCTAAAAATGTGCCTTTTTTCCATATGAACATTCCGCTGTTCCAATAGTAGTTGCCTTTTGATAGAAAGATTTTAGCTTTTTCAGGGTCTGGTTTTTCTTTGAATGAGTTAACTTTGTATGTTGAGTTGTTTATTGCTTTTCCTGCTTCTATATAGCCATAACCAGTTTCTGGCCTGGTTGGATTTATACCTAAGGTAAATAGTCCATCGTATTTTTGAGCTCCTTGTATTGCTTCAGATAGTGTGTCCCAAAATTTTGATTTGTCAGGAATGTAATGATCGGCAGGGAGTATTACTACAATTTCATCATCTTGGGCTATTTGAGTTCCTATCATGCATGCTGGTGCAGTGTTTCTTGGAATCGGTTCTAAGATGATGTTTTCTTTGGGGATTTCTGGTATTTCTTTCATCGTTAATTGTTGATATTTTTCTGCTGTAATGATGAATATATCTGTGGGTTCCATTTTGTATCGCATTCTTTCGTAAGTTTCTCTAATGAGAGTTTTATCTGAAAAGAGTTTTAGGAATTGTTTTGGTGTTTTTGAGTTTGATAGAGGCCAGAA
The genomic region above belongs to Petrotoga olearia DSM 13574 and contains:
- a CDS encoding mannose-1-phosphate guanylyltransferase, yielding MKAIILAGGSGERFWPLSNSKTPKQFLKLFSDKTLIRETYERMRYKMEPTDIFIITAEKYQQLTMKEIPEIPKENIILEPIPRNTAPACMIGTQIAQDDEIVVILPADHYIPDKSKFWDTLSEAIQGAQKYDGLFTLGINPTRPETGYGYIEAGKAINNSTYKVNSFKEKPDPEKAKIFLSKGNYYWNSGMFIWKKGTFLEQMKKHSPGIYNQLINISPWDTDNLRKIMPNIEKISIDYALLERSDNVYVVKADFVWSDVGNWVSVRELQGYSDNDENVHVIDGKNVFVKSDKFVGIIGLSNIIVVEGENGILIAKEEYSQDVRKISEKLKKIGKF